In bacterium, the sequence CGTGCTCGACGGCGCGATCGATCCCTTCATCCACGCGTATCTGCGCCGCGGCCGGTCTCCCGAGACGCCCGACTCGCGCGGGGCAGGCGCGGCCGAGGTCCGGCCGGCCCCCCCGGCGTCATGAGCGTGTCGGCCAGGAGGGCGGCTGCCGTGCGACACCCCGCCGACGAGACGCGGCGCCGGCTTGGGGTGCTGTGGTCCGGCCTCGTCGCGGTGCTCGCCGCGGCCCTCGCCGCGAACCTCGCGGCCCCCTCGATGGCGGGCGCCGCGATCCGCGTGGCGCTCGGCCGGTCGTTCGGCACAGGCGACATCACGGTGACCGTCAAGTCATGGCCGGCGCCGGCGCTGTGGTGGGGGGATATCGGCGTGCTGTCCGTGGCCGCGCGATCGCTCCGCGTGGGGCAGTTGGACGTCGCCGCGTTCGATGCGATCCTGACCCGGGTCGACGTGGATCCGGGCCTCCTCTACGGCCGCCGGGTGCTCGCCGTGCGCTCGATCGGCTCCGGCATCGCCCGCGTCATGGTCACCGCGGATGATCTGGCGAGGCTCGTGCGCGCCCAGCCCGCCGTCAAGGCGGTCACGGTGCGGTTAAGTCCGGGGACGATGATCCTCGACGGGAGGGTCACGGTGTTGGGAACCGACATTCCGGCGGTGGTCGCCGGGCATCTGGTCGTGCGCGACGCCGTGCATGTCGATCTGGTCGTCGACCGCGTGACGGTGATGGGCGGTCTGCCGGTTCCGCCGGATGTCGTGACCCGGCTGGCGTCATCGATCAACCCCGTCCTCGACGTCGGCCGTCTGCCGTTCGATCTGCGGCTCACGAGGGT encodes:
- a CDS encoding DUF2993 domain-containing protein, coding for MRHPADETRRRLGVLWSGLVAVLAAALAANLAAPSMAGAAIRVALGRSFGTGDITVTVKSWPAPALWWGDIGVLSVAARSLRVGQLDVAAFDAILTRVDVDPGLLYGRRVLAVRSIGSGIARVMVTADDLARLVRAQPAVKAVTVRLSPGTMILDGRVTVLGTDIPAVVAGHLVVRDAVHVDLVVDRVTVMGGLPVPPDVVTRLASSINPVLDVGRLPFDLRLTRVAIGNGVVLLQAETGRGPAGQAP